One Nocardia farcinica genomic region harbors:
- a CDS encoding single stranded DNA-binding domain-containing protein, which translates to MVQLAGDSLTKGCRVTVTGHRLTADPYLGKDVKPRAALELTADTVAVDLKG; encoded by the coding sequence TTGGTCCAACTCGCCGGCGACAGCCTGACCAAGGGATGCCGCGTCACCGTCACCGGCCACCGCCTGACCGCTGACCCCTACCTCGGCAAGGACGTCAAACCCCGCGCCGCCCTCGAACTCACCGCCGACACTGTCGCCGTCGACCTGAAAGGCTAG
- a CDS encoding tyrosine-type recombinase/integrase, with translation MEDKGTKGNRVRYVPLIEEVRQLVLDRLQAVGRGDPDARLFRGPRGGRIATGVLRDATHWDEVVVKLGYEHLRRHDLRHTGLTWFADAGVSLHVLQKIVGHADSRTTERYLHPDRREITGAGDKLTEHLRSRSGPALRVVG, from the coding sequence ATGGAGGACAAGGGGACCAAGGGCAACCGTGTTCGGTACGTCCCGCTGATCGAGGAAGTTCGGCAACTGGTCCTGGATCGGCTACAGGCGGTCGGCCGCGGCGATCCGGATGCGCGGCTGTTCCGTGGTCCTCGGGGTGGGCGCATCGCCACCGGTGTTCTGCGGGACGCGACGCACTGGGATGAGGTCGTCGTCAAGCTCGGGTACGAACACCTCCGTCGGCACGATCTACGGCACACCGGCCTGACGTGGTTCGCCGATGCCGGGGTGAGCCTGCACGTGCTGCAAAAGATCGTCGGGCATGCCGACAGTCGCACCACTGAGCGGTACTTGCACCCGGATCGGCGCGAGATCACCGGCGCGGGTGACAAGCTCACGGAGCATTTGCGGTCCCGTTCTGGTCCCGCTCTGCGGGTGGTCGGATGA
- a CDS encoding FAD-binding oxidoreductase, whose amino-acid sequence MTDPLKELTQALGGSVITDPDAMLAYTRDHSVLTPSGRPIAVVRAETTHDVVATTRTAHRYAVPLVTRGAGTGLAGGANALEGGIVLSTERMNRILDIDVRARTATVEAGVLNGDLAAAVEELGLWYVPDPGSRAISTIGGNLATNAGGACCAKYGVTGDHVARIKAVLADGQIIHTGADTRKNTAGLNLTQLLIGSEGTLAVIVEATVRLRTRPTDTATVAAFFTSVADAIDAVLSLRSVADPCVVELMDRTTIAAVNRMTRMGLDERAGALLLIGCDGPAAQLEAERCARECRSSAATEVHLTGDRAESDALMRARGVALTALERCGSTLLDDVAVPVPRLPEMLDAIRRTGDRHGLVIGTFGHAGDGNLHPTIVFDAADADAATRAVRAFDDIVTSCLALGGSITGEHGVGTLKSRHLEAMVGSAERELMSRIKDAFDLRGILNPGRGI is encoded by the coding sequence ATGACGGATCCGTTGAAGGAATTGACGCAGGCCCTGGGCGGATCCGTGATCACGGATCCCGACGCGATGCTGGCCTACACCCGCGACCACTCGGTGCTGACGCCGTCGGGCCGGCCGATCGCGGTGGTTCGCGCCGAGACCACCCATGACGTGGTCGCGACGACGCGCACGGCGCACCGATACGCGGTGCCGTTGGTCACCAGGGGAGCCGGCACCGGCTTGGCGGGCGGCGCCAACGCGCTGGAGGGCGGCATCGTCCTGAGCACCGAGCGGATGAACCGAATACTCGACATCGACGTGCGGGCACGCACGGCGACAGTCGAGGCCGGCGTGCTCAACGGCGATCTCGCGGCGGCGGTCGAGGAGCTGGGGCTGTGGTATGTGCCGGACCCCGGCAGCCGGGCGATCTCGACCATCGGCGGCAATCTGGCGACCAACGCGGGCGGCGCCTGCTGCGCCAAGTACGGAGTGACGGGCGACCACGTGGCACGGATCAAAGCAGTACTGGCGGACGGGCAGATCATCCACACCGGCGCCGACACCCGCAAGAACACCGCCGGCCTGAATCTCACGCAGCTGCTGATCGGCTCGGAGGGCACGCTCGCGGTGATCGTCGAGGCGACGGTGCGACTGCGGACACGGCCGACGGACACCGCGACCGTTGCCGCGTTCTTCACCTCCGTGGCCGACGCGATCGACGCTGTGCTGTCCCTCCGCTCGGTCGCCGACCCGTGCGTGGTCGAACTGATGGACCGCACCACGATCGCGGCGGTGAACCGGATGACCCGGATGGGCCTGGACGAGCGGGCGGGTGCGTTGCTGTTGATCGGATGTGACGGCCCCGCCGCGCAGCTCGAGGCCGAGCGCTGTGCCCGCGAGTGCCGTTCGTCGGCTGCCACCGAAGTGCACCTGACCGGCGATCGGGCCGAGAGCGACGCTCTGATGCGGGCGCGCGGCGTGGCGCTCACCGCGCTGGAACGGTGTGGCAGCACGTTGCTGGACGACGTCGCTGTTCCGGTCCCGCGCTTGCCGGAGATGCTCGACGCGATCCGGCGGACCGGCGACCGACACGGATTGGTGATTGGCACCTTCGGCCATGCCGGGGACGGAAACCTGCATCCCACGATCGTTTTCGACGCCGCGGATGCCGACGCCGCCACGCGCGCCGTGCGGGCCTTCGACGACATCGTGACCAGCTGTCTGGCACTCGGCGGATCGATCACCGGAGAGCACGGAGTCGGCACACTCAAGTCCCGTCACCTCGAAGCGATGGTCGGTTCGGCGGAGCGAGAGCTCATGAGCCGCATCAAGGACGCCTTCGACCTCAGGGGAATCCTCAATCCGGGGCGCGGGATATGA
- a CDS encoding restriction endonuclease — protein sequence MPKRTNAFQKLVATITAHLSAGAIVTESKMLIDLDTGQEREVDICIEQDVAGHPLRICIECSSHQRARDVTWVEQMHAKHQRLHTNLLVLASESGFTGSALKKAESYGIQTAVPGHLSESFGSDLVGKLNALWVKTFALTPTKMRMWVEESADRP from the coding sequence GTGCCAAAACGTACGAACGCGTTCCAGAAGCTGGTGGCAACCATCACTGCGCACCTCAGCGCCGGCGCCATCGTCACTGAATCGAAGATGCTGATCGACCTCGATACGGGGCAAGAGCGAGAAGTTGACATCTGTATTGAACAGGATGTCGCCGGGCATCCACTTCGCATCTGCATCGAATGTTCGAGCCACCAGCGGGCGCGAGACGTGACCTGGGTCGAACAGATGCACGCGAAGCACCAACGCTTGCATACGAACCTGCTTGTGCTTGCATCAGAATCCGGCTTTACGGGTTCGGCTCTGAAGAAGGCAGAGTCTTACGGAATTCAAACGGCCGTCCCTGGTCACTTGTCCGAATCATTCGGTTCTGACCTCGTGGGGAAGTTGAACGCATTGTGGGTCAAAACATTCGCGCTGACCCCGACCAAGATGCGAATGTGGGTCGAGGAATCTGCTGACAGACCCTAA
- a CDS encoding IS5/IS1182 family transposase, protein MVELFSGLRPRKFARLITRLRREGADRPLRGRPWGLCFEDRVLLVATYWRTNLTMRQLAAVFGVSKSAAARVIEDLGPALGLRPRVRFPHGAVLIVDGTLVPTRDHDVAAPSKNYRYSTNHQVVIDADTELVVALGRPLPGNRNDCRAYGESGAAHACRNAVVIADGGYQGTSAIIPHRRVPGRDLPEWKQAHNASHRKVRARVEHTFSRMKTWKILRDCRLRGNGVAVAMAGVATLANLAHAR, encoded by the coding sequence ATGGTGGAGTTGTTCAGTGGGCTGCGGCCACGCAAGTTCGCCCGCCTGATCACGCGGTTGCGGCGTGAGGGCGCCGACCGGCCGTTGCGGGGCCGGCCCTGGGGGTTGTGCTTCGAGGACCGGGTGTTGCTGGTGGCCACCTACTGGCGCACCAACCTCACGATGCGGCAGCTGGCAGCGGTGTTCGGGGTATCGAAGTCCGCCGCGGCCAGAGTGATCGAAGATCTCGGCCCGGCCCTGGGTTTACGTCCCCGTGTCCGGTTTCCGCATGGCGCGGTGTTGATCGTGGACGGCACCCTGGTCCCGACCCGGGACCACGATGTGGCTGCACCCAGCAAGAACTACCGGTACTCGACCAATCATCAGGTCGTCATCGACGCCGACACCGAACTCGTCGTCGCTCTCGGCCGGCCGCTGCCGGGCAACCGCAACGATTGCCGCGCCTACGGCGAGTCAGGCGCGGCCCATGCCTGCCGCAACGCGGTGGTGATCGCCGATGGCGGCTACCAGGGCACGAGCGCGATCATCCCGCACCGCCGTGTCCCGGGCCGGGACCTACCGGAGTGGAAACAGGCCCACAACGCCTCCCATCGCAAGGTCCGTGCTCGTGTCGAGCACACCTTCTCCCGGATGAAGACCTGGAAGATCCTGCGGGACTGCCGTCTACGTGGCAACGGTGTCGCTGTCGCGATGGCCGGAGTCGCCACCCTGGCCAACCTCGCCCACGCCCGCTGA
- a CDS encoding single-stranded DNA-binding protein, which yields MASNVTVMITGHLAENPEPRVTNTGKLVTNFAVISNDRRYDRDRNEWVDAAKTVIRIN from the coding sequence ATGGCCAGCAACGTCACCGTCATGATCACCGGCCACCTCGCCGAAAACCCCGAACCCCGCGTCACGAACACCGGCAAACTCGTCACCAACTTCGCCGTCATCTCCAACGACCGCCGCTACGACCGCGACCGCAACGAATGGGTCGACGCCGCCAAGACCGTCATCCGGATCAACTGA
- a CDS encoding putative quinol monooxygenase, which translates to MIFIVVKFDVRDEYVDTWPSITREFTDATRAEAGNLWFEWHRSLSQPTEFVLLEAFRDAAAGADHVNADHFRKGLEAMRPALRSTPRILHAPLPDTDWARMGELEIVG; encoded by the coding sequence ATGATTTTCATCGTGGTCAAATTCGACGTACGCGACGAGTACGTCGACACGTGGCCCTCCATTACCCGAGAGTTCACCGACGCCACCCGTGCCGAGGCCGGCAATCTGTGGTTCGAATGGCATCGGAGCCTGTCCCAGCCCACCGAGTTCGTTCTTCTCGAAGCCTTCCGGGATGCGGCCGCGGGGGCCGACCACGTGAATGCGGATCACTTCCGGAAGGGGCTGGAGGCCATGCGGCCCGCGCTGCGGAGCACCCCGCGCATCCTGCATGCTCCCCTGCCCGACACCGATTGGGCACGGATGGGCGAACTGGAAATCGTCGGCTGA
- a CDS encoding maleylpyruvate isomerase N-terminal domain-containing protein has product MIPLDTRPLFPLLHRSLLDLLRALEPADWTRPTICPGWTVADVTAHLLNDHLRRISGSRDRHSGAVFRDDETLPEYLARVNDEFVRAMRQCSPRVMIDLLAHLGPELDRVWAAMDPDAPADLAVSWTGARTSPAWLDIARDYTEYWVHQQQIRDAVARPGADQVELMRPVLVTFLHALPFALREHTRPAETALKFAITGPAGGEWSVVSDGTGWELTAADHDRYAATVRMDQDTLWRLATRGITVDEARERTEPAGDRELTDAATTLLAVVA; this is encoded by the coding sequence ATGATCCCGCTCGACACCCGGCCCCTGTTCCCGCTGCTGCACCGATCCCTGCTGGACCTGCTGCGCGCGCTCGAACCCGCCGACTGGACACGACCGACGATCTGCCCCGGCTGGACCGTCGCCGACGTCACCGCGCACCTCCTCAACGACCACCTGCGACGCATCTCCGGCAGCCGCGACCGGCACAGCGGCGCGGTGTTCCGCGACGACGAAACCCTGCCCGAGTACCTCGCGCGGGTCAACGACGAGTTCGTCCGCGCGATGCGCCAATGCAGTCCGCGCGTGATGATCGACCTGCTCGCGCACCTGGGCCCGGAACTCGATCGTGTCTGGGCCGCAATGGATCCGGACGCCCCGGCCGACCTGGCCGTGTCGTGGACCGGTGCCCGCACCAGTCCGGCGTGGCTCGACATCGCCCGGGACTACACCGAATACTGGGTGCACCAGCAGCAGATCCGCGACGCCGTCGCCCGCCCCGGCGCCGACCAGGTGGAGCTGATGCGCCCGGTCCTCGTCACCTTTCTGCACGCACTCCCCTTCGCCCTGCGCGAGCACACCCGCCCGGCCGAGACCGCGCTGAAATTCGCGATCACCGGCCCGGCGGGCGGCGAATGGTCCGTCGTCTCCGACGGTACCGGCTGGGAGCTGACCGCCGCCGACCACGACCGTTACGCCGCGACCGTGCGCATGGACCAGGACACGCTGTGGCGGTTGGCCACCCGCGGAATCACCGTCGACGAGGCGCGCGAACGCACCGAACCCGCCGGGGACCGCGAGCTCACCGACGCGGCGACCACACTGCTCGCCGTGGTCGCGTGA
- a CDS encoding GyrI-like domain-containing protein, translating to MSYQVTVDRAPAQTVLELRRTVHADRPGEDIGNGMRALYAAAAAIGLAPAGAPSTTYRGPIRHGSATEVDFALPVQTSLDDEPGDIVVRRTEPILHARLVHRGPYQSIGDAYRALDVALREGGLTATGPPTEVYLVAPDDAVTPHDLLTEIRVPVAADDLAVRLAMPFDSALAAVRSALRAEGFGVVSEVDVRATLREQLGATVRNHVVLGALDPHLAHRALDVEDGPAAPVCCTVVVREEEADTVVSAVDPDRLVGSPALLAIAAQARAGLAAALRRVASPD from the coding sequence ATGTCGTACCAGGTCACGGTCGATCGCGCACCCGCCCAAACCGTCCTGGAGTTGCGTCGGACGGTTCACGCCGATCGCCCTGGCGAGGACATCGGCAATGGCATGCGCGCCCTCTACGCCGCCGCGGCGGCCATCGGTCTCGCACCGGCGGGCGCGCCCTCGACCACCTACCGCGGGCCGATCCGGCACGGCAGCGCGACGGAGGTGGATTTCGCGCTCCCCGTCCAGACCTCGCTCGACGACGAACCCGGCGACATCGTCGTGCGCCGCACCGAGCCCATCCTGCACGCGCGTCTCGTGCACCGCGGCCCCTACCAGTCCATCGGTGACGCCTATCGTGCGCTCGACGTCGCGCTGCGCGAGGGGGGCCTGACCGCGACCGGTCCACCGACCGAGGTCTATCTGGTCGCCCCCGACGACGCGGTCACCCCGCACGACCTGCTCACCGAGATCCGGGTCCCGGTCGCCGCCGACGACCTCGCGGTGCGTCTGGCCATGCCCTTCGACAGCGCCCTGGCCGCTGTCCGCTCCGCCCTTCGCGCCGAGGGTTTCGGCGTCGTCAGCGAAGTCGACGTGCGGGCCACCCTGCGTGAACAACTCGGTGCCACGGTGCGGAACCACGTGGTCCTCGGCGCGTTGGATCCGCATCTCGCGCACCGCGCACTGGACGTCGAGGACGGTCCGGCAGCACCGGTGTGCTGCACCGTCGTGGTACGTGAGGAGGAGGCGGACACCGTGGTCTCGGCGGTGGACCCGGATCGCCTGGTGGGCAGTCCCGCGCTGCTGGCGATCGCTGCGCAGGCGCGTGCCGGTCTCGCTGCCGCCCTGCGGCGGGTCGCTTCCCCGGACTAG
- a CDS encoding MBL fold metallo-hydrolase — protein sequence MTTTSQSHDHTRTDSPLRQVLPDLWETPAFVVPGGPRTHAYLWTPPSGGNILFYSPGDEGPFEGVAALGGVERQYLSHQDEAGPMLRAVADRFGSRLHAPAPEAGQIGRFAAIDVPLSRRGTDDAGVEVIPTPGHSPGSTCYLVRGADDLTYLFTGDTLLRYADGVWRAGYVPGYSDKTGLRGALDVLATVRPDVVISSAFVEGAEGFHRIAPGTWSACLDEARAELG from the coding sequence ATGACTACCACATCGCAATCACACGACCACACCCGAACCGACTCTCCGTTGCGGCAGGTGCTGCCGGATTTGTGGGAGACGCCCGCGTTCGTCGTCCCGGGCGGTCCGCGCACACACGCCTACCTCTGGACGCCGCCGTCCGGGGGCAACATTCTCTTCTACTCGCCGGGGGACGAAGGCCCGTTCGAGGGGGTGGCGGCGCTGGGCGGGGTGGAGCGGCAGTATCTGAGTCATCAGGACGAGGCCGGGCCGATGCTTCGGGCGGTGGCGGATCGGTTCGGTAGCCGATTGCACGCGCCCGCGCCGGAGGCCGGACAGATCGGGCGGTTCGCCGCGATCGACGTGCCGCTATCGCGACGGGGTACCGATGACGCGGGGGTGGAGGTGATTCCGACGCCGGGGCACTCGCCGGGGAGCACCTGTTATCTGGTGCGTGGCGCGGACGACCTGACCTACCTGTTCACCGGTGACACCCTGCTGCGCTACGCCGACGGTGTGTGGCGGGCCGGGTATGTGCCCGGGTACAGCGACAAGACGGGGCTGCGGGGCGCGCTGGACGTGCTGGCCACGGTGCGTCCGGACGTGGTGATCTCGAGTGCCTTCGTGGAGGGCGCGGAGGGGTTCCATCGGATCGCACCGGGGACGTGGTCGGCCTGCCTGGACGAGGCGCGCGCCGAGCTGGGGTGA